CGTCTTCAAAGAGCGGGCATCCTGTTTCTACTTTCCTCCCCACGTCCCCTTCACCGTGGAGGCCATTCACGATACCGAATGGGCGATCTTTGAAGCATTCACCTCCAAAACCGGCCAACCACGTTTATCTCAAAGGAAGAGGTCCAAGCTAAAGAGGTGGGTAAGGAAAACTTCACCAGAATCGTATACACCATCATTGGACCAGAATTTCCTGCCCAAACACTCATGGTTGGGGAAACCCTGAACCGCCCGGGATGCTGGTCGAGTTTCCCTCCCCACCGTCATCAAAAAAATCGTCCCCCCGAGGAGTACGCCCTTGAAGAGGTGTACCACTATCGCTTCCACCCCCAGCATGGCTTTGGTGTCCAGTGCCTGTACCTGGAAAGTAAGGAAATCGAAGATGCATACCTCATCAAGGATGGTGATACGTTTGTGATTCCTGGTGGATACCACCCGGTGGTGGCCGCTCCTGGGTACGCACTCTACTACTGCTGGGCCCTAGCCGGGGAAAATCGAGTCCTAAAACCCTTCGAGGACCCTCCGCATCGCTGGGTCGGGGAGTGATGGAACACGATGCTTCCTTGATAGACGAAGTTCTCCAGGGGTCTGAGCATTCCAGAAAGGGTACCGGCAGTCTTCACAATAGGCGTCACTTCCAAATTTTGAAGGACCCACTCCCCATCTACCCTCTCTCAACGACACGCTAAACAGAGAAAAAAAGCAAAAACCCGGCCGAGTTACCTGCCAGGGTGACCCTCGATAGATCCATTCGAGGGCAGGCTCCTCGATAGATCCATTCGAGGGCAGGCTCCTCGATAGATCCATTCAGGGGTGACGCTTTTTTATCCGTCATTCCCGCATGAACCCCCAATCCGTCATTCCTGCATGCAGTAAGCAGGAATCTAAATCCATGATAAGGAAAAGTCACTGGGATTCCTGATTACTACATTCAGGAATGACAGAGAGGGGAAGATTCCGGCTTAAAGATTGCCGGAATGACCCCTGCTTAAGACATGCAGGGGCAGGCTCCTCGATTAATCCATTCGAGGGCAGGCTCCTCGATAGATCCATTCAGGAATGACGCTTTTTATCCGTCATTCCCGCACGTCAAACCTTCCGTCATTCCCGCAGGTTACCCCTAATCCGTCATTCCTGCATGCAGTAAGCAGGAATCCTAGTAATGAAATCAAAAGTTCGAGCACCGAGATCCCACTCAAACACAGGCAGCCTGGAAACCATTCCGGTGAAACAACCCGGAACGAACAAAATCCTCTCACCTGAAGGCAGTTTTTTGCACTTCTGCACGTTCTTTTCCGTATTCTTCTCGCTGTCCTTTCATCCTCAATTGGCGAAAGTAAACGTTTCCAATCTTTCCAGCTCCGTGGTCCGTCATCTGGATAGAACCTCTTAACCTGAAGAACATAAGATGATTGACTCTATGGTGGAGTTTTGTTAAAATTGCTAAAGAGGATGAATTTCGGCTTAAAATCACGGTAAAGTTTCGAAGGATTTAATTTAGCCCTTATACTCCAAGGTTTGGACTGCCTGGCTTCTTTGAATTGGGAAAAGCAAAAGAAAAAGCATTCTTCGAGTTCCTTTCCAAAGCAAGGCGAAGAACGGGCAAAGGAGGTGAAGAGAGTCATCGGGTGAATCACTGGGACAAGGGATACGAGGACGGGTCAAACTCCAGATATTCGCTTGTGGTCCATGTGGTGTCGATGGAGGAAATCGAAAGGAGGATAAGAGCCATGAAAAAGATGCTCATCGTGTTTCTCATTCTGGTGCTTGTGGGTGTTGCGTGGAGTGGTGTTACCTTTGGGGAAACTCGAAAGGTCAAGGTTGGACTTTCCTGGAACGAAAAGCTCCATGCCCTTATCCAAGCCTGGGAAGACTACATGATTCGTTACAGCAAAGAGTACGGACCGCAGAAAGGGTTAGAGTTTGAATGGGTGGTCACGGTAGCCGACAGTGATCCCGTTCAGCAAGCCGCCAACATCGAAAATCTGATTGCCCAGGGGGTGGATATCATCATCGCCCGGGCGCACGACGCGGCGGCAATTGGAGCTTCCATCAAAGCGGCTCGTGAGGCCGGAATCCCCTTCGTGACGTTTGACCGGGAATCTTCCACCGAGGTTCCCACCGCACACGTGGGTGCAGACAGCTATAACCAGGCGGTCACAACGGCGCTCTATTTTGCTGGACTCCTCAAAGGGCTTGGAATCAAGGGCAAGGTGATTGAGGTGATGGGTGACCTGCGAGACATGAACGCCGTGTACCGTTCCAATGGTTGGCACTACGTGGAAGACCAGCTCGGTGCATGGGAAACCATCGCCCAGGTACCCACCGAATGGAACCCGGAGAAATTCTACACGGGTTTGAAAAACGCCCTCCAGGCCAATCCGGAAGCGAATGCCCTCTTTGTCCACAGCGACTTTGCCTTCTCCGCCGTGGAAAAAGCCCTGGCCGAAGTGGGACGACTCGCTCCAGCCGGTGACCCGAATCACATTTGGATTGCAGCCCAGGATATCAATCCTCAGGGGTACGAAGCCATGGTCAAGGGGTACCTCGATGTCGCCACCACCTACGATGCCTACTTCCATGCTGTTGAAGCCGTGAAGGTGCTCACCAGTATTCTGCTTGGGGAGAAGATTCCAGAGGGACAGAAATTCCTGGTCGCAGGACGGGTTGCCACCCCGGATAATGTCGAAAAGCTCGAGAATATGTGGGCCAGAGAGTACAAAGACTGAGAGCACACGAAAAACCGGAAAAGATTGGGAGGGCTGCCCTCCCAATCTTTTTTAACTGGAACTGAGAGTCTGGGTGCCCAAGCCACCAAAGAGGAGTTTGAAAAATGCTGAAAAAAGAAGAACTGTACCGGTACATCCCACTCCTTGTGTTTGCACTGATTGTGGTTGTGATGGGGTTCGTAGTTCCCCGATTCCTCTCGCTTCGAAACATCGTCAACATCTTGAATCAGTCGGCAGCCCTGGGTCTCATGGCCATTGGCATCACCTTCGCCATGGTGACCGGAGGCATTGACCTTTCCGGACCCTCGGTGATGGCTCTGGGAGGAATCCTGGGGGCCATGTGGATGCGACAGGGAGGATCCCCTCTCCTGGGTAGCGCCATCATGGTGGCGTTCTCCACCCTCCTTGGGGCCTTCAACGGATTCGCCGTGGCATACCTCAAAATGGTCCCATTCGTGGTCACGCTGTCCATGATGTACGTCGCCACGGGAGCTTCAATCTGGCTTACCAGGGAAGTGAGTATCAGTAATCTCCCGCCCCGCTTCATCGCTACTCTCACCGCCCGAATTCTGGAGATTCCCGTTCCGGTTTTCCTCTTTTTTGGAGTGGCCCTGGTCGTATTCGGGCTGATACGCCAGAGCCGCTACGGACGATGGCTCTATGCCACCGGTTCCAACGTCACCGTCGCAAAACTCCTGGGAGTACCCACCGAACGGATGGTGTTCACCGCTTACCTTTTTTCGGGCTTCTTTGCTGGCTTAGCGGCGGTAGTGACCACGGCTCGTCTTATGTCGGCGTCGTCCAAGATGGGGGGCGAAGGGGTGATCTTGAACGTAGTTGGAGCTGCAGTGGTGGGAGGAGTCAGCGTCCACGGTGCTGAAGGGAGCGTGCTGGGAGCCGCCATCGGTGCTCTGTTCATCACGATTCTCGAGAACATGATGAACATGATGCAGGTTTCCTACTATCTGAGTCTGGTAGCCAAAGGCGCCCTGGTCGTTGCCGTGGTGGCCTTCGATTACTGGCGCAAGCGAACCTTTCAAGAACGAGGTTGATGACCATGTTCACTGTCTGGAGAACACGTCGATTTTCCCTCCTGGGGCAAGAGCGTCTTTTCCTCATTGCCATCGTGGTGTTTTTTGGATTCTCCCTCCTGTCACGGCGATTTTTGACCCTCACCAATCTCTTCAACGTCATGCACGCAGCAGTACCGCTTGTGTTCGTCGCCGCCGGGATGACCATGGTGGTCCTCACCCGAAACCTCGACATCTCGGTTGGCTCGGTAGCCTTTTTTGCTCCGGTGGTCGGCTCAACGCTTCTTGTACGCTACGGGGTTCCTCTCTCCCTGGCGGTGGTCATTACCCTCGGGGTAGGCCTTCTGGCCGGACTTTTGAACGGTTTTGTGGTCACCAGGCTGGGGGTTAATTCTTTCATCGCTACCTTGGGTACCATGATGGCCTTCAGGGGAATTGGCCTCCAAATTGTGAAGGGCCGAACCATCGGTCTTCCTTCCTCTCTCACCGGGTTAAGCAGTGCTCGTTTGGGGGTTTTTTACTGGGATATTCTCTTTTCCCTGGTTTTTCTTTCTCTTTTGCACCTTGTGCAAACCAAAACCCCTTTTGGCCGTTACGTAGCTGCGGTGGGGAGTAACGCCGACGTGTGCCAGCGGGCTGGCATTGATGTCAAACGGGTGGTGCTCCTCTCCTTTGTGCTCTCCGGGACTCTGGCCAGCGCAGGAGGACTCTGGCTGAGCGCCCAGCTTGGCTCAGTTTCGCTGCGCATGGGAATCGGCATGGAATTCGTCGCTCTGGCAAGCGTGGTCATTGGGGGTATCAGCTTGTTTGGAGGAGAGGGGTCACTTTTACCGGGAACTCTCCTTGGGGTGTACATCCTCTACATGATTGAGAGCGGCTTAAACTACCTGGGGGTATCCCCATATTTATATCCCTTTGTGCGCGGGGGGCTAATTTTCGGTGCCATGTATGTCGATGCGCTGCGCATGCGCTTCGCCGAGAAGCACGGCGCACGTTCTATGGAGAGGTGAATTGGTATGGAAGACTGGGTACATCCCCAAAAAGAGGTGGTGCTTGAGGTCAAGGGCCTCTGCAAGTTCTTTGGGGGGATCAAAGCTGTGAATGGGGTCGATTTCAAAGTGTACGAACGGGAAATCGTGGGAATTGTGGGAGATAACGGAGCAGGAAAGTCAACCCTCATCAAGATTCTCTCCGGAGTCTACGAAAAAACCGCGGGACAGATTTTTGTCCATGGACAGGAAGTAGAAATCAAGAATCCAAGCGATGCCCGAAAAATGGGTATTGAAACGGTGTACCAGGACCAAGGACTCATCCCCATTTTTGACGCCGCTTCCAACCTCTTTCTGGGGCGGGAAAAACTCCGGGACGACGTCTTCGGCCGTTTCTTTAAGCTGGTTGACGACCGATTCATGCTCCAGGAAACCAACCGGGTGCTCAACGCCCTGGGGGTGGACATCAAAGACGTCCGTTCCAAAACCCTCTACCTCTCAGGCGGGCAACGGCAGACGGTAGCCATTGGAAGGGCGGTGTACTGGAAAGGGAAAATCCTCATTTTCGATGAGCCGACCAACAATCTGGGGGTGAAGCAGGAACGGAACGTTCTTGACCTCATCAAGCGCATTCGGGACGAACTGGGAGCCTCCATCATCATCATCAGTCACAATATCGCCCACATCTTCGAAGTTGTGGACCGGATTATCGTCCTGCGAAATGGCGAAAAGGTGGGTGAACGGTTGAAGACTGAAACCAATCCGGCTGAGGTGGTGGCCATGATCACCGGGGTCAACGAAACCCGGCTGGAACGGATTTGACTTCAGTCCAAATGGACCCCTTTCAGGGGATCAAAAAAACGTAAAGGGGTGATAGACCATGGCCTTACAGTATGCCATCCACGCCTATGCCTGGACAGGGCAATGGAGCAACGCGACTCTCAATCTCATCGACCGAGCTCAAGAGTTTGGGTTCGACCTCATCGAAATCCCTCTCATGGATATCGACCTCGTCGACCCTTCTGCCATCCGGGAACGGTTAAAGCAGGTCGGAATCGGGGTGGTGACCTCAACAGCCCTCCAGGACTTCTACGACCTCACCAGCGATGACCCAGAAATTCGAAAAAGGGGTCTTGAATACCTCCTCCGCTGTGTACGGGTCAGCGCCGAAATGGGGGCCAAAAGCTTTTCGGGAGTCATCTACTCAGCCATGGGAAAACGGATTGACACCATGCCGGGTGAAGTCCACTGGGAACGGGCAAGTACTGCTCTGCGCACGGTAGCCCAGCTTGCCCGGGATTTCGGGATGGTGGTGGGCATTGAACCCATCAACCGCTACGAAACCTTCCTCATCAACACCTGCGAGCAAGCCCTCCGTCTCCGGGACATGATCGGGGAACCCAACGTGGGAATCCACCTCGACACCTACCACATGAATATCGAAGAAAACAACTTCTACGAACCCACCAAGCAAGCTCTTCCCCATCTGTGCCACTACCACTTAAGCGAAAGCCACCGTGGAACTCCCGGTACGGGAACCGTCAACTGGGATGAAGTCTTCAAAGCTCTGGGAGAGGGAAACTACCAGGGGGTGGTGGGTATGGAATCGTTTGCCGAAATCGCCGAATCCATGCGCGCCGCTACCTGCATCTGGAGGAAGTTAGCACCTTCAACCGAGTTCCTCCTGCGGGAGGGTCTTGCCTTCCTTAAGGGTCTGGAAAAGAAGTACTACCGGTGAACTCTTCGTCCTGGGTTCCCATGGAATCCACCAGACATTCCTGATGACCAAAAGGTTTGCACAGGTCCACAGTGGGGTATCCTCAAAATTCCACTGGAAGTGGGATACCCCACTCAAATCGGAAAAAGCGTCAGAAATTTCTTCCGATCCGTAAAGTAAACCTAAACGATGTGACCACCTCGCCCTCACAAGGGGATAAAGCCGGATCTTGTTCTTTTCCGTCACCCCGGCAACCTTTAAGCCGGAATCTTCTCCCCTCTGTCATTCCTGAATGTAGTAATCAGGAATTCCAGTGACTTTTCCTTGTCATGGATTTGGATTCCCGCTTAAAGCATGCGGGAATGACGGAAGGGGGTTTTTGCGGGAATGACGGATTGGGGGTTT
This is a stretch of genomic DNA from Atribacterota bacterium. It encodes these proteins:
- a CDS encoding 5-deoxy-glucuronate isomerase; this translates as MHLQNRPTTFISKEEVQAKEVGKENFTRIVYTIIGPEFPAQTLMVGETLNRPGCWSSFPPHRHQKNRPPEEYALEEVYHYRFHPQHGFGVQCLYLESKEIEDAYLIKDGDTFVIPGGYHPVVAAPGYALYYCWALAGENRVLKPFEDPPHRWVGE
- a CDS encoding sugar ABC transporter substrate-binding protein; the protein is MKKMLIVFLILVLVGVAWSGVTFGETRKVKVGLSWNEKLHALIQAWEDYMIRYSKEYGPQKGLEFEWVVTVADSDPVQQAANIENLIAQGVDIIIARAHDAAAIGASIKAAREAGIPFVTFDRESSTEVPTAHVGADSYNQAVTTALYFAGLLKGLGIKGKVIEVMGDLRDMNAVYRSNGWHYVEDQLGAWETIAQVPTEWNPEKFYTGLKNALQANPEANALFVHSDFAFSAVEKALAEVGRLAPAGDPNHIWIAAQDINPQGYEAMVKGYLDVATTYDAYFHAVEAVKVLTSILLGEKIPEGQKFLVAGRVATPDNVEKLENMWAREYKD
- a CDS encoding ABC transporter permease is translated as MLKKEELYRYIPLLVFALIVVVMGFVVPRFLSLRNIVNILNQSAALGLMAIGITFAMVTGGIDLSGPSVMALGGILGAMWMRQGGSPLLGSAIMVAFSTLLGAFNGFAVAYLKMVPFVVTLSMMYVATGASIWLTREVSISNLPPRFIATLTARILEIPVPVFLFFGVALVVFGLIRQSRYGRWLYATGSNVTVAKLLGVPTERMVFTAYLFSGFFAGLAAVVTTARLMSASSKMGGEGVILNVVGAAVVGGVSVHGAEGSVLGAAIGALFITILENMMNMMQVSYYLSLVAKGALVVAVVAFDYWRKRTFQERG
- a CDS encoding ABC transporter permease; translated protein: MFTVWRTRRFSLLGQERLFLIAIVVFFGFSLLSRRFLTLTNLFNVMHAAVPLVFVAAGMTMVVLTRNLDISVGSVAFFAPVVGSTLLVRYGVPLSLAVVITLGVGLLAGLLNGFVVTRLGVNSFIATLGTMMAFRGIGLQIVKGRTIGLPSSLTGLSSARLGVFYWDILFSLVFLSLLHLVQTKTPFGRYVAAVGSNADVCQRAGIDVKRVVLLSFVLSGTLASAGGLWLSAQLGSVSLRMGIGMEFVALASVVIGGISLFGGEGSLLPGTLLGVYILYMIESGLNYLGVSPYLYPFVRGGLIFGAMYVDALRMRFAEKHGARSMER
- a CDS encoding ATP-binding cassette domain-containing protein, giving the protein MEDWVHPQKEVVLEVKGLCKFFGGIKAVNGVDFKVYEREIVGIVGDNGAGKSTLIKILSGVYEKTAGQIFVHGQEVEIKNPSDARKMGIETVYQDQGLIPIFDAASNLFLGREKLRDDVFGRFFKLVDDRFMLQETNRVLNALGVDIKDVRSKTLYLSGGQRQTVAIGRAVYWKGKILIFDEPTNNLGVKQERNVLDLIKRIRDELGASIIIISHNIAHIFEVVDRIIVLRNGEKVGERLKTETNPAEVVAMITGVNETRLERI
- a CDS encoding sugar phosphate isomerase/epimerase family protein; protein product: MALQYAIHAYAWTGQWSNATLNLIDRAQEFGFDLIEIPLMDIDLVDPSAIRERLKQVGIGVVTSTALQDFYDLTSDDPEIRKRGLEYLLRCVRVSAEMGAKSFSGVIYSAMGKRIDTMPGEVHWERASTALRTVAQLARDFGMVVGIEPINRYETFLINTCEQALRLRDMIGEPNVGIHLDTYHMNIEENNFYEPTKQALPHLCHYHLSESHRGTPGTGTVNWDEVFKALGEGNYQGVVGMESFAEIAESMRAATCIWRKLAPSTEFLLREGLAFLKGLEKKYYR